The sequence below is a genomic window from Spirochaetaceae bacterium.
CCGGCACGCCGGCCGGATGCGCGCGACGGTGGGCGCGCCGCCGGGCAGCGCTCGCCGTCATCCGCGGGTGCCGAGCAACGGGGCCGGGAAGCCGGGAGCGGCGACCGGCAGCCGGCGGGCCCGGTACTGGACGTGCGCGGGCTGCGGACCTGGTTCCCGGTAAAGAGCGGGGCGTTCAAGGTGCGGCGGCTGATGGTGCGTGCCGTGGACGGTGTCTCGCTGCAACTGCGGGCCGGCGAGACCCTCGGCCTGGTGGGCGAGTCGGGCTGCGGCAAGACCACGCTCGGCCGCTCCGTGCTGCGCCTGTACCAGCCGCAGGGCGGGCGCGTGTACCTGGAGCCCGACCCGGAACTGGTGAATGCGGTGACCGCCCTGGACGCCCAGGCCGACGCGGTGCGGCAGCGGGCCGAAGAGCTGGCAGGCGCCGGCTGGCGCGAGCGGCGCCTGCTGCACACCCGCGAGCGGCGCCTGCGTGAGGCGGCGGACCAGCGCGCGGCCGCCGCCGACCTCCTGGCCATGCCGCGGGCGCCTCTGAAGCAGGCCCGCCGGCGGCTGCAGATGGTGTTCCAGGATCCATGGGCGTCGCTCAATCCGCGCATGCTGGTGCATGACCTGATCGCCGAGGGACCGCGCGAGTTCGGCACCCACGCCGGCCCCGACCTGGACGCCCACGTGCGCCGGCTGCTCGACCGTGTCGGCCTGCCGCGCTCGGCGGTGCAGCGCTACCCGCACGAGTTCTCCGGCGGCCAGCGGCAACGCATCGGCATCGCCCGCGCCCTGGCCCCGGCGCCGTCGGTGGTAATCGCCGACGAACCGGTGTCCGCGCTGGACGTGTCGATCCAGGCGCAGATCCTCAACCTGTTGATCGAGCTGCAGGAGGAACTGGGCCTGACCTACCTGTTCATCGCCCACGACCTGGCGGTGGTGCGCTACATCGCCGACCGCGTCGCGGTGATGTACCTGGGCAAGGTGGTGGAAATGGGCGACGCCGAGGATATCACCGAGGAGCCGCGCCACCCCTACACCATCTCGCTGATGGCATCGGTGCCGGTGGCCGACCCGGACCAGCCGCTTGCCGACGGCGGTGCCTCCGGCGACGTGCCGTCCCCGGTCAATCCGCCCTCCGGCTGCCCCTTTCACCCGCGTTGCCCCTACCGGGTCGACGCCTGCAGCCGCACCATGCCCGACCTGGTCACCGACCGCCACGGCCACGCCCTCGCCTGCCACAACCCCCCGCCCGCCGCCT
It includes:
- a CDS encoding ABC transporter ATP-binding protein, with protein sequence MVRAVDGVSLQLRAGETLGLVGESGCGKTTLGRSVLRLYQPQGGRVYLEPDPELVNAVTALDAQADAVRQRAEELAGAGWRERRLLHTRERRLREAADQRAAAADLLAMPRAPLKQARRRLQMVFQDPWASLNPRMLVHDLIAEGPREFGTHAGPDLDAHVRRLLDRVGLPRSAVQRYPHEFSGGQRQRIGIARALAPAPSVVIADEPVSALDVSIQAQILNLLIELQEELGLTYLFIAHDLAVVRYIADRVAVMYLGKVVEMGDAEDITEEPRHPYTISLMASVPVADPDQPLADGGASGDVPSPVNPPSGCPFHPRCPYRVDACSRTMPDLVTDRHGHALACHNPPPAAS